The following are encoded together in the Mammaliicoccus vitulinus genome:
- the ltaA gene encoding lipoteichoic acid biosynthesis MFS flippase LtaA — protein sequence MRNTSSGKTFYKKDFWIMLVILFMMEFARGMYILSYLPILPTTASKVTVGITSLAISLHFISDALTNFVIGFLLKRFGPTIILTCGFILAFSSLALIIFIPSPVIFIISAILLGIAVSPIWVIMLSSVDEASRGKQMGYVYFSWLVGMLSGMIFMNLLFKLHPTRFTFMMALCVLVAWILFYFVKVQLTNYESKSVKKQFKEIIQVTKRHLLLFPGIFLQGSAIGMLVPILPTYATKHMGVTTLEYTLILIVGGIGCTVSMLFFSKLMDKHSKTFTHVIIFVGFLAYSSFIFGLTLLTQLFIVLLIALLIGTIYGLLLPAWNTFMAGHIHNRVQEETWGVFNSVQGFGTMIGPVLGGIISEVFRDVYYTIYASSLMFLFLALFYGTFFIINYKKKNSI from the coding sequence ATGCGAAATACTTCATCAGGTAAGACATTTTATAAAAAAGATTTTTGGATAATGCTAGTCATTTTATTTATGATGGAATTTGCTAGAGGTATGTACATCTTAAGCTATTTACCTATTTTACCAACAACCGCTTCTAAAGTGACTGTTGGTATTACTTCGTTAGCAATATCATTACATTTCATAAGTGATGCATTGACAAACTTTGTTATTGGCTTTCTTCTAAAAAGATTCGGTCCAACGATTATTTTAACTTGTGGCTTTATATTAGCTTTTTCTAGTTTAGCGTTAATTATATTTATACCATCACCAGTAATATTCATTATAAGTGCTATCTTATTAGGTATTGCTGTAAGTCCTATTTGGGTCATTATGCTTTCAAGCGTAGATGAAGCATCTCGAGGCAAACAGATGGGATATGTTTATTTTAGTTGGTTAGTCGGCATGCTTTCAGGTATGATCTTTATGAACTTACTATTTAAACTACACCCAACCCGATTTACATTTATGATGGCTCTTTGCGTATTAGTTGCTTGGATTTTATTCTATTTTGTTAAAGTTCAATTAACGAACTATGAAAGTAAGTCTGTAAAAAAACAATTCAAGGAAATTATTCAAGTAACGAAACGTCATTTACTATTATTCCCAGGTATATTTTTACAAGGATCCGCAATTGGTATGCTTGTACCTATACTACCTACATATGCCACTAAACATATGGGTGTAACAACGTTAGAATACACGTTGATACTCATTGTCGGTGGTATAGGCTGTACAGTATCCATGCTGTTCTTTTCAAAGCTAATGGATAAGCACTCTAAAACATTTACACACGTCATTATTTTTGTCGGATTTTTAGCGTATAGTTCATTTATATTTGGACTAACATTATTAACACAATTATTTATCGTGCTGTTGATTGCTTTACTTATCGGTACAATATATGGATTACTCTTACCAGCTTGGAATACGTTTATGGCAGGTCATATTCATAATAGAGTACAAGAAGAAACATGGGGCGTATTTAATAGTGTTCAAGGCTTTGGTACTATGATTGGTCCCGTTTTAGGCGGTATTATTTCTGAAGTATTTAGAGACGTTTATTATACAATATATGCATCTAGTTTAATGTTTTTATTCTTAGCTTTATTCTATGGTACATTCTTTATTATTAATTATAAAAAGAAAAACTCAATATAA
- a CDS encoding YjcG family protein has translation MKLGIVLIPSKPFQEAVNAYRKRYDKHYALIAPHITIKEKFEIEDGKLDEVKSKLEKTAKEFEPVDIQVSKASSFVPTKNVIYFKVTKTDALESLYSKFNSGEFYGESTHPFVPHFTIAQGLSSQEFEDIYGQVKMAGIEHSETIDTIKLMKQNDDETWSEEASYTLG, from the coding sequence ATGAAATTAGGTATCGTACTTATTCCATCTAAACCATTCCAAGAAGCAGTGAATGCTTATCGTAAAAGATATGACAAACACTATGCATTAATTGCACCACATATTACTATCAAAGAGAAATTTGAAATTGAAGATGGTAAATTAGATGAGGTTAAATCTAAACTAGAGAAAACAGCAAAAGAATTTGAACCAGTTGATATTCAAGTGTCAAAAGCTTCAAGCTTTGTACCAACTAAAAATGTAATTTATTTTAAAGTTACTAAAACTGATGCATTAGAATCTTTGTATAGTAAATTTAATAGTGGAGAATTTTATGGTGAAAGTACACATCCATTTGTTCCACACTTTACAATAGCTCAAGGTTTATCAAGTCAAGAATTTGAGGATATCTATGGACAAGTGAAAATGGCTGGCATAGAACATTCAGAAACAATTGACACGATTAAATTAATGAAACAAAATGATGACGAAACATGGTCAGAAGAAGCATCATATACGTTAGGTTAA
- a CDS encoding alpha/beta hydrolase, whose translation MDKKIGLVDQIKLESKFLRREVTISIYLPKDYTDLYKHHVVITFDGRDFFQFGQIHREYEKLRTADKVERSIIVGVHYEDVELRRKEFHPDGEHRKEMSQFVVKELCPYIDKTFSTLKVGNARILLGDSLAASIALVTALEYPHHFSQVGLFSPLVNDTVTEKFQNCSAKDLLTIKHYIGKEEDSFKLISGDMADFLTPNRAFSESVKQSNITYNYEELDGGHTWKTWKPELGNMLSYFLSHQNQKNLI comes from the coding sequence ATGGATAAAAAAATAGGTCTAGTTGACCAAATCAAACTTGAAAGTAAATTTTTGAGAAGGGAAGTGACAATCTCAATTTACTTACCTAAAGACTACACAGATCTATACAAACATCATGTTGTGATTACATTTGATGGTAGAGACTTCTTCCAATTCGGTCAAATTCATCGAGAATATGAAAAGTTGAGAACTGCGGATAAAGTCGAAAGGTCAATCATTGTAGGTGTTCACTATGAAGATGTTGAACTTAGAAGAAAAGAGTTCCATCCTGATGGAGAACATCGAAAGGAAATGTCACAATTTGTTGTGAAAGAGTTATGTCCTTATATTGATAAAACATTCTCAACTTTAAAAGTAGGAAATGCAAGAATATTATTAGGTGATAGTCTTGCAGCGAGTATAGCTTTAGTAACTGCTCTAGAATATCCACATCATTTTAGTCAAGTTGGATTATTTAGTCCATTAGTAAATGATACGGTAACGGAAAAGTTTCAAAATTGTTCAGCTAAAGATCTATTAACAATTAAACATTATATTGGTAAAGAAGAAGATTCATTTAAATTGATTAGCGGTGATATGGCAGACTTCTTAACACCTAATAGAGCCTTTAGTGAAAGTGTTAAACAATCAAATATAACTTATAATTATGAAGAACTAGATGGGGGACATACATGGAAAACATGGAAACCTGAACTAGGAAATATGTTAAGTTACTTTTTAAGTCATCAAAATCAGAAAAATTTGATATAA
- a CDS encoding alanine/glycine:cation symporter family protein, with protein MMESIVSFANEIVWSKALVYGLLLTGVLFSIMMRFFQVRHFKEMIRLMFHGEKSPTGISSFQAIAVSLAGRVGTGNIVGVSTAIFIGGPGAVFWMWATAFLGASSAFIESTLGQIYKREINGQYRGGPAYYIESGIKGKAGRIYGIVFALVTVLSVGLLLPGVQSNAIASSMKNAFGLNPWIIAIFLGALLALIIFGGIKTIANVATAVVPFMAIVYIGLAVVIIVLNIGEVPGLIAMIFKSAFGAEAAFGGIFGAMIEIGVKRGLYSNEAGQGTGPHAAAAAEVSHPAKQGLVQAFSVYVDTLLVCTATALMILMSGTFNTTDGTTNKDGTPHLMHDNGIYVKAPDGSKDVTGTAMYAQAGIDKAFAGEDYTFDPAYSGFGSYFIALALFFFAFTTILAYYYIAETNVSYIIPSDKQKIWIIVVRLVLIGATVYGCVKTADVAWAMGDLGVGMMAWLNIIAIWILHKPALRALRDFEIQKKQKGSGKYAIYKPAPDEVPNAKFWHEDYPERLKEFDLKDK; from the coding sequence ATTATGGAGTCTATTGTTAGCTTTGCAAATGAAATCGTATGGAGTAAAGCATTGGTATATGGTTTATTATTAACAGGTGTTTTATTTTCAATTATGATGAGGTTCTTCCAAGTTAGACATTTTAAAGAAATGATAAGATTAATGTTTCATGGGGAAAAATCACCAACTGGTATTTCTTCTTTCCAAGCGATAGCTGTATCATTAGCAGGTCGTGTTGGTACGGGTAATATCGTCGGTGTTTCAACAGCAATCTTCATCGGTGGTCCGGGTGCAGTATTTTGGATGTGGGCTACAGCGTTTCTAGGGGCAAGTTCAGCTTTTATTGAATCAACACTCGGTCAGATATATAAAAGAGAAATTAACGGCCAATATCGTGGGGGGCCAGCTTATTATATAGAATCAGGTATTAAAGGTAAGGCTGGTAGAATATACGGTATCGTCTTTGCACTTGTTACAGTGCTATCGGTCGGTTTATTATTACCAGGGGTACAATCAAATGCTATCGCTTCATCTATGAAGAATGCTTTTGGTTTAAATCCTTGGATTATTGCAATCTTTTTAGGTGCCTTACTAGCTTTAATTATTTTCGGTGGTATTAAAACGATTGCAAATGTTGCAACTGCCGTTGTTCCATTTATGGCCATTGTATACATAGGATTAGCAGTTGTTATTATTGTTTTAAATATTGGTGAAGTTCCAGGATTAATCGCAATGATTTTCAAATCAGCATTTGGTGCTGAAGCTGCTTTCGGTGGTATATTTGGTGCTATGATTGAAATTGGTGTTAAACGTGGACTTTATTCAAATGAAGCAGGTCAAGGTACTGGACCACATGCTGCTGCAGCTGCAGAAGTATCACATCCAGCTAAACAAGGACTTGTACAAGCTTTTTCTGTTTATGTTGATACACTTTTAGTATGTACAGCAACAGCATTAATGATTTTAATGTCTGGTACATTTAACACAACAGATGGAACAACTAACAAAGATGGTACTCCGCATTTAATGCACGATAATGGAATATATGTAAAAGCTCCAGATGGAAGTAAAGATGTTACGGGTACTGCGATGTACGCGCAAGCAGGTATCGATAAGGCATTTGCAGGTGAAGATTATACATTTGATCCTGCATACTCAGGATTCGGTTCTTACTTTATTGCACTTGCGCTATTCTTCTTTGCCTTTACAACAATATTGGCATATTACTATATTGCAGAAACCAATGTGAGTTATATTATACCTTCAGATAAGCAAAAAATATGGATAATTGTAGTACGGCTCGTCTTGATAGGTGCAACAGTTTACGGATGTGTAAAAACAGCGGACGTAGCTTGGGCAATGGGTGATTTAGGTGTAGGTATGATGGCATGGTTAAATATTATTGCTATATGGATACTTCACAAGCCAGCTTTAAGAGCGTTACGTGACTTTGAAATCCAGAAAAAACAAAAAGGTTCTGGTAAATATGCAATATACAAACCAGCTCCGGATGAAGTGCCTAATGCTAAATTCTGGCACGAAGATTATCCGGAACGTCTAAAAGAATTTGACTTAAAAGATAAGTAA
- a CDS encoding AI-2E family transporter, whose product MLNKAWFRTGIAILLTFLIIKVFMEINEIFYPVVIIVKSILLPLLLGGFLFYICLPFQKMLEKRKIPRWGSISIILLALTLIVILFISIIVPVLTDQINNLIKNIPYIQREIQQVVDYALQQRDRLPENISQKINDSIESISGIVTNMLTNLFSYISSIVSTMFLLILVPFFLIYMLKDHERFIPFIAKPFKGRSKWFVVNLSKDINQTLQSYIQGQVTVSVILGVLLYLGYTFVDLDYALLLALLALITNMIPFLGPWLAFIPAATIALIQDPMMLVWVSIITLICQQLEGNVITPNIMGKSLNIHPLTIITVILAAGNLGGFVAILIAVPTYAVLKTIVRNVYTHRQSISSSASRTVEDDPILDNDLK is encoded by the coding sequence TTGTTAAATAAAGCTTGGTTTCGCACTGGAATTGCAATTCTCCTAACATTTTTAATTATAAAAGTATTCATGGAAATAAACGAAATATTTTATCCGGTTGTCATCATCGTAAAATCAATTTTACTTCCATTATTATTAGGTGGATTCTTGTTTTATATTTGTTTACCTTTTCAGAAAATGTTAGAAAAAAGAAAAATACCAAGATGGGGTAGCATTTCGATTATACTACTTGCATTAACGCTTATCGTTATTCTATTTATATCGATCATTGTGCCAGTATTAACAGATCAAATTAATAACTTGATTAAAAACATCCCTTATATTCAACGCGAAATACAACAAGTCGTTGATTACGCACTACAACAAAGAGATAGATTGCCAGAAAATATATCTCAAAAAATTAATGATTCAATTGAAAGTATTAGTGGCATTGTTACTAACATGCTCACAAATTTATTCAGTTATATTTCTTCAATTGTTTCGACTATGTTCTTATTAATCTTAGTACCATTTTTCTTAATATATATGTTAAAAGATCATGAAAGATTCATACCATTTATCGCAAAACCATTTAAAGGACGTTCAAAATGGTTCGTAGTAAACTTAAGTAAAGACATTAACCAAACATTACAATCATACATTCAAGGACAAGTTACTGTCAGCGTCATTCTAGGCGTATTATTATACTTAGGCTATACATTTGTAGATTTAGATTATGCATTGTTATTAGCACTATTAGCTTTAATCACAAACATGATTCCATTTTTAGGACCATGGTTAGCTTTTATACCAGCAGCTACTATCGCACTTATACAAGATCCAATGATGCTCGTATGGGTCAGTATCATTACACTCATATGTCAACAACTTGAAGGTAATGTCATCACGCCTAACATTATGGGTAAATCGCTCAACATACACCCACTTACAATTATCACTGTTATACTAGCAGCCGGTAATTTAGGCGGATTCGTCGCTATCTTAATAGCTGTACCAACGTATGCAGTTCTTAAGACAATTGTAAGAAATGTGTATACACATAGACAATCAATCAGTTCAAGTGCAAGTAGAACAGTAGAAGATGATCCAATTCTAGATAATGATTTAAAATAA
- the fabI gene encoding enoyl-ACP reductase FabI: MFNLEGKTYVIMGIANKRSIGFGVAKVLDELGANLVFTYRKERSKNQLEKLFEELKNQNGKHIYECDVQQDDHVINAFEQIGEKFGHIDGVYHSIAFANMEDLRGRFIDTSREGFLLAQDISSFSLTIVAREAKKLMPEGGSIVATTYLGGEYAVPNYNVMGVAKASLEANVKYLARDLGEDNIRVNAISAGPIRTLSAKGVGGFNAILKEIEERAPLKRNVDIIEVGKTAAYLLSDYSSGVTGENIHVDSGYHVVR, translated from the coding sequence ATGTTTAATTTAGAAGGTAAAACATATGTAATTATGGGAATCGCAAACAAAAGAAGTATCGGCTTTGGTGTTGCTAAAGTGTTAGACGAATTAGGCGCTAACTTAGTATTCACATATAGAAAAGAACGCAGTAAAAATCAACTTGAAAAATTATTTGAAGAACTAAAAAATCAAAATGGTAAACATATTTATGAGTGTGACGTTCAACAAGATGATCACGTTATAAATGCATTTGAACAAATTGGTGAAAAATTTGGTCATATAGATGGTGTTTATCATTCAATCGCTTTTGCAAATATGGAAGACTTAAGAGGTAGATTTATAGATACATCTCGCGAAGGATTCTTATTAGCTCAAGATATCAGCTCATTCTCTTTAACAATTGTAGCTAGAGAAGCTAAAAAATTAATGCCTGAAGGTGGAAGTATTGTAGCAACTACTTATTTAGGTGGAGAATATGCAGTACCTAATTACAATGTAATGGGCGTAGCTAAAGCAAGTTTAGAAGCAAACGTAAAATATTTAGCGCGTGATTTAGGTGAAGATAATATTAGAGTGAATGCAATCTCAGCTGGACCAATACGTACATTAAGTGCCAAAGGTGTAGGCGGATTTAATGCAATACTTAAAGAAATAGAAGAACGCGCACCATTAAAACGTAATGTAGATATTATTGAAGTAGGTAAAACAGCAGCTTACTTACTAAGTGATTACTCTAGTGGTGTTACAGGCGAAAATATCCACGTAGACTCAGGATACCACGTCGTAAGATAA
- a CDS encoding cation:proton antiporter family protein, translating to MEHSSFTSLVIVVIAAFLTPILVNRLKISFLPVVVAEIIMGIIIGDSLFGLVKEDAWLSILSTLGFIFLMFLSGLEIDFNAFKTKKHSKEDEGNVPSNLYLMTVVFSSIMILSILLAFVFKWTGLIDDVLLMIIIISTISLGVVVPTLKEMNIMHTSIGQFILLVAVVADLATMLLLTVYGTIYAKGDSPLWLIGILIVFSFIFYIMGGLFKKSPFLKKLTSGTTQIGIRAVFALIILLVALAEGVGAENILGAFLAGVIVSLLGPDQDMVEKLDSFGYGFFIPIFFIMVGVNLDIPSLVKEPELLIIIPLLFIAFLISKLIPVAYIGKWYDKKTTISSAFLLTSTLSLVIAAAKIAEQLGTISPEISGILILSAVITCVFVPVVFKKMFPMPEETKMIVKVSFIGKNQLSIPVAQSIHSHIYQTTMFFRKDLSDNRKLDQSIKTYELDDYIEEELVELGLFDSNIIVCSANDDSINKKVALMAHKHGVKRIICKQENGSEDIEFEGKNIEFFSSFLSNKILLKGLIESPNMLNLLSNVETSLYEIEMKNHSYHNVLLRSFPFAGDVIFVRIIRGKDSIVPHGDTELQYGDKLIVTGSKEYVSELKQDMEFI from the coding sequence ATGGAGCATTCTAGTTTTACATCTCTTGTTATCGTTGTTATAGCTGCATTTTTAACGCCTATACTTGTTAATAGACTTAAAATTTCTTTCTTGCCTGTTGTCGTTGCTGAAATCATAATGGGGATCATTATCGGTGATTCTTTATTTGGTTTAGTAAAAGAAGATGCATGGTTATCTATATTATCAACATTAGGTTTTATATTTTTAATGTTTTTAAGTGGATTAGAAATTGATTTTAATGCTTTTAAAACGAAAAAACATTCTAAAGAAGATGAAGGGAACGTACCAAGTAATTTATATTTAATGACAGTCGTTTTCTCATCAATTATGATTTTATCAATTTTATTAGCCTTTGTATTTAAATGGACTGGTTTAATCGATGACGTATTATTAATGATCATAATTATTTCGACAATTAGTTTAGGTGTTGTTGTACCAACGTTAAAAGAAATGAACATCATGCATACTAGTATAGGTCAATTTATCTTATTAGTAGCAGTAGTAGCTGACTTGGCTACAATGTTGTTATTAACTGTATATGGTACGATTTACGCAAAAGGTGACTCACCATTATGGTTAATAGGAATATTAATTGTATTTAGTTTTATATTTTATATAATGGGTGGTTTATTTAAAAAATCACCTTTCTTAAAAAAATTAACATCAGGAACAACACAAATTGGTATACGTGCAGTATTTGCTTTAATTATTTTATTAGTAGCTCTAGCTGAAGGTGTTGGGGCAGAGAATATTCTTGGTGCATTCCTTGCAGGTGTGATCGTTTCACTATTAGGACCTGACCAAGATATGGTTGAAAAGCTAGATTCATTTGGATATGGTTTCTTTATACCAATATTCTTCATTATGGTTGGTGTAAACCTCGATATACCATCACTTGTTAAAGAACCAGAATTACTTATTATCATACCATTACTGTTTATTGCATTTTTAATTTCTAAACTTATTCCTGTTGCCTATATCGGCAAATGGTATGATAAGAAAACAACTATTTCATCAGCATTTTTATTAACATCAACGTTATCATTAGTCATTGCAGCAGCTAAAATTGCTGAACAACTCGGAACAATTAGTCCGGAAATATCAGGGATTCTCATTTTGAGTGCAGTCATAACGTGCGTCTTTGTTCCTGTAGTATTTAAGAAAATGTTCCCAATGCCTGAAGAAACGAAGATGATTGTTAAAGTAAGCTTTATCGGTAAAAACCAATTATCGATACCAGTTGCTCAAAGTATACATTCACATATATATCAAACGACTATGTTCTTTAGAAAAGATTTGTCAGATAATAGAAAATTAGATCAAAGTATTAAAACATATGAATTAGATGATTATATTGAAGAAGAATTGGTGGAATTAGGACTATTCGATTCAAACATTATTGTATGTTCTGCAAATGACGACAGTATTAATAAAAAAGTCGCTTTAATGGCTCATAAACATGGCGTAAAACGAATCATTTGTAAACAAGAAAATGGTTCTGAAGATATAGAATTTGAAGGTAAAAACATTGAATTCTTTAGTAGTTTCTTAAGTAATAAAATATTGCTTAAAGGTTTAATTGAATCACCGAACATGTTGAACTTATTAAGTAATGTAGAGACATCATTATATGAAATAGAAATGAAAAATCATAGCTATCACAATGTGTTGCTTAGATCATTCCCATTTGCTGGAGATGTTATCTTTGTTCGTATCATTAGAGGAAAAGATTCAATCGTACCTCATGGTGATACAGAACTGCAATACGGCGATAAATTAATTGTAACGGGTTCTAAAGAATACGTTTCAGAATTAAAACAAGATATGGAATTTATATAA
- the mgtE gene encoding magnesium transporter translates to MVNENNEQYIEDEAFDKEQLDALLENDKIDQFREEFLTMHTYDQGEYFEICDNGLKQKIYQFLSPEEVADFFETTELDDEEYEEIFQNMNANYASQMLSDMSYDNAVDILNVLSKNKIATLLTLMNREDAREIKALLHYEEDTAGGIMTTEFISVYSTMSVKEAMFYVKEQAPQAETIYVIFVVNENKKLAGVISLRDLIVAENDAYIEEIMNERVISSNVADDQEDVAQTMRDYDLIALPVIDYQDHLLGIITIDDILDVMDEEASEDYSKLAGVSDIDSTNDSVVQTAMKRLPWLLILTVLGMITASILGQFEETLSQVALLAAFIPIISGMSGNSGTQSLAVSVRNISTGEINEQSKFKLALRESGSGLLTGFCCAVSLFIIIVVIYREPILALIVSVSLTVAMTVGTLMGAIIPMFMNKMNIDPAVASGPFITTINDIVSMLIYFGLATAFMSYLI, encoded by the coding sequence TTGGTTAACGAAAATAATGAACAATACATCGAAGACGAAGCTTTTGATAAAGAGCAGCTTGATGCATTATTAGAGAATGATAAAATAGACCAATTTCGAGAAGAATTTTTAACGATGCATACATATGATCAAGGTGAGTACTTTGAAATATGTGACAATGGCCTTAAACAAAAAATATATCAATTTCTTTCTCCTGAAGAAGTTGCGGACTTCTTTGAAACGACTGAATTAGATGATGAAGAATACGAAGAAATCTTTCAAAATATGAATGCTAACTATGCTAGTCAAATGTTAAGTGACATGTCTTATGACAATGCTGTTGATATTTTGAATGTATTATCAAAAAACAAAATAGCCACTTTACTCACACTCATGAATCGTGAAGATGCGAGAGAAATAAAAGCATTATTACATTATGAAGAGGATACTGCCGGCGGTATCATGACCACAGAATTTATTTCAGTGTATTCGACTATGTCTGTGAAAGAAGCTATGTTCTATGTTAAAGAACAAGCTCCACAAGCTGAAACAATATATGTCATTTTTGTTGTTAATGAAAATAAAAAATTAGCTGGTGTCATCTCACTTCGTGATTTAATCGTAGCGGAAAATGATGCTTATATAGAAGAAATTATGAATGAACGTGTAATTAGTTCTAACGTTGCAGATGACCAAGAAGATGTAGCGCAAACAATGCGTGACTATGACTTAATTGCGTTACCTGTTATAGATTATCAAGATCACTTGCTAGGTATTATCACAATCGATGATATTTTAGATGTAATGGATGAAGAAGCAAGTGAAGACTACTCTAAATTAGCCGGTGTTTCTGACATCGACTCTACAAATGATTCAGTAGTTCAAACAGCTATGAAACGTTTACCATGGTTGTTAATTTTGACTGTGTTAGGTATGATAACTGCATCTATTTTAGGTCAGTTTGAAGAAACGTTATCACAAGTTGCATTATTAGCAGCATTTATACCTATTATAAGTGGTATGAGTGGGAATTCAGGAACACAATCTTTGGCCGTATCTGTACGTAATATATCTACAGGTGAAATAAACGAACAAAGCAAATTTAAGCTTGCTTTACGTGAATCTGGATCAGGTTTGTTAACAGGTTTCTGTTGTGCAGTAAGTTTATTTATTATAATTGTAGTGATTTATCGTGAACCTATATTAGCATTAATTGTTTCAGTTAGTTTAACAGTTGCAATGACAGTAGGTACACTTATGGGCGCAATTATTCCAATGTTTATGAATAAAATGAATATTGATCCAGCTGTTGCAAGTGGACCGTTTATTACGACGATCAACGACATCGTAAGTATGTTAATATATTTCGGCTTAGCAACAGCGTTTATGTCTTATCTAATATAA
- a CDS encoding RluA family pseudouridine synthase, giving the protein MKVLQYIATSSNVLKTFLYDKGISRKSLSAIKQNGALLVNKENVTVRKIIQEGDEVTVYLPNETPSPNLEPVKMDLKILYEDEWFIIVSKSAMMNTAPSREHRHNSLVEAVLYYMIQNGEQTIPHIVTRLDRGTSGIVIFAKHQLLHHMISETTVNKYYLAVVHGVVKQKYGKIEAPIARAKHSIIEREVSPDGKFAHTEYEYLSDDSQNSMLKLQLFTGRTHQIRVHLAHIGHPIVGDSLYGYKTKGIGHQLLQCYNVEFEHPITKNKINIIDEMHYNLAAIDML; this is encoded by the coding sequence ATGAAAGTATTACAATATATTGCAACATCGTCTAACGTGTTAAAAACATTTTTATATGATAAAGGCATTTCTAGAAAGAGTTTAAGCGCCATTAAGCAGAATGGCGCTTTATTAGTTAATAAAGAAAATGTAACTGTTAGAAAAATCATTCAAGAAGGCGATGAAGTAACAGTTTATTTACCAAACGAAACACCTAGTCCTAATCTTGAGCCAGTTAAAATGGATTTGAAGATATTATATGAAGATGAGTGGTTTATAATTGTTTCAAAGTCAGCGATGATGAATACGGCACCTTCAAGAGAACATCGACATAATAGTTTAGTTGAAGCGGTTCTATATTATATGATTCAAAATGGAGAACAGACAATTCCACATATTGTGACACGTTTAGATAGAGGTACAAGCGGTATTGTTATATTTGCAAAGCACCAATTGTTACATCATATGATATCAGAGACAACAGTGAACAAATATTATTTAGCAGTTGTCCACGGTGTTGTTAAGCAAAAATATGGAAAAATTGAAGCGCCAATCGCTAGAGCTAAACATTCTATTATAGAAAGAGAAGTATCTCCTGATGGTAAATTTGCGCACACTGAATATGAATATTTAAGTGATGATTCACAAAATAGTATGCTTAAATTGCAATTGTTTACAGGGAGGACACACCAAATTAGAGTTCATCTAGCACATATAGGACATCCTATAGTTGGTGATAGTTTGTACGGCTATAAAACAAAAGGTATTGGACATCAATTATTACAATGTTACAATGTAGAATTTGAGCATCCAATAACAAAGAATAAAATTAATATAATTGATGAAATGCACTATAACTTAGCGGCTATAGATATGCTATAA